One segment of Allorhodopirellula heiligendammensis DNA contains the following:
- a CDS encoding circularly permuted type 2 ATP-grasp protein: protein MTTPFSLASYDKLIGRFDECRGEEGHIRPQWAAIEHLFNQIGASGLSDRSVQIEQLVREHGLTFQFDNDKKPWQLGTVPVALEDHDWRALSSGLAQRVRVLEAVLDDLLGSQILVRDRVVPREIVWGNPHFYRAYHRLEQTGGIPTPNGAPAAARAKRLHVTAFDIVRGDNGRWWVTGDRTRAPSGLGHLLENRIVLSRALPHLHRRANVLRLAPFFESLRSHLRALSPHAAENPRVALLAPGSGSYREFEDAYLARYLGYTLVQGRDLAVRGERLNLKTLGGLLPIDVLWRHVSDQNCDPLELDPNALEGCTGLLQTIRDGNVAVVNSIGATIAEMPALLPFLGAAARKLLGEELTLPSVATYWCGDEGPCRYVLNNLDKLIVRGAYAVKEFEPLIPEQMTAEQKGELVRSIKAQPHRYVGQERLSHSLTPVWSDGKLRPWHLTLRSFQLQTADGIEVLPGGLARVSPRPELLGGSAVSGQMTQDCWIVTDDPVDHEATLLPLESEPIRLRRSGAELPSRVGEHLFWLGRYTERCESIARLLRTTLTRLAGEDELDELSEMPRLTAALAAMGQLEPDYAIEGLNGAMPRLDVMLPDSVFDCSTSRGLQSAAVGALRNASAVRDRISLDAYRILRALHNQVVVQSRPRGGNVIAAIERLNHCITLLLAFSGLAAESLTRTHGWRFVLLGRRIERAHQTAELLLATMTEPMGSESNLCEAILDATDSLMTYRSRYLSLMQPAPTIDLLVTDESNPRSLRFQMQDIEQVLLELPTSAAHVGLGEDERIAADLMRRLLVANVTDLSHCGPEMKRDALADLLDKICTAMPTLANAIEARYLIHTSVSQSLTGEPAKQVPMTNAPIGFAP from the coding sequence ATGACAACGCCCTTTTCGCTGGCTAGTTATGACAAGCTGATCGGCCGATTTGATGAATGCCGTGGAGAGGAAGGACACATCCGCCCCCAATGGGCGGCGATTGAGCATCTGTTTAATCAGATCGGCGCCAGCGGTCTGAGTGATCGATCGGTCCAGATTGAGCAGCTCGTTCGCGAGCATGGCCTCACATTTCAATTTGATAACGATAAGAAACCGTGGCAACTCGGGACCGTTCCCGTAGCGTTGGAAGATCATGACTGGAGAGCGCTTTCGAGCGGTCTAGCACAACGCGTCCGCGTACTCGAAGCCGTACTCGACGATCTGCTTGGTTCCCAAATTCTGGTGCGTGATCGAGTCGTACCGCGAGAGATCGTGTGGGGCAACCCACACTTTTACCGTGCCTACCATCGGCTCGAACAGACGGGTGGAATTCCCACTCCGAACGGGGCCCCCGCGGCGGCCAGAGCGAAGCGACTGCACGTCACCGCATTCGATATCGTACGCGGCGACAACGGACGATGGTGGGTGACAGGGGATCGCACGCGTGCCCCCAGTGGACTGGGGCATTTATTGGAGAATCGAATTGTGCTCAGCCGAGCACTTCCTCACCTTCACCGCCGCGCCAACGTTCTCCGTTTGGCCCCCTTCTTCGAGTCTCTGCGATCACATCTTCGCGCCCTCTCACCGCATGCTGCCGAGAACCCTCGCGTGGCGCTGCTGGCGCCGGGTTCAGGTAGCTATCGAGAATTTGAAGATGCGTATTTGGCGCGTTATCTTGGTTACACGCTAGTTCAAGGTCGTGATCTTGCTGTCCGTGGCGAGCGACTCAATTTGAAGACGCTTGGTGGCTTGCTGCCGATCGATGTACTGTGGCGCCATGTCTCCGATCAAAATTGCGATCCGCTTGAACTGGATCCTAACGCGTTAGAAGGTTGCACGGGCTTGCTGCAGACGATTCGCGATGGCAATGTGGCAGTCGTCAATTCGATCGGCGCGACGATTGCAGAGATGCCAGCGCTGCTGCCTTTTTTGGGTGCCGCTGCGCGGAAGCTACTCGGCGAAGAGTTGACGCTTCCCAGCGTGGCGACCTATTGGTGCGGTGACGAAGGACCATGCCGATACGTATTAAACAATCTTGATAAGCTTATCGTGCGTGGCGCCTACGCGGTGAAGGAATTTGAGCCCCTGATTCCCGAACAGATGACGGCCGAGCAGAAAGGCGAGCTGGTGCGGAGCATCAAAGCACAACCGCATCGATACGTTGGTCAAGAGCGGCTATCACACAGCCTCACACCTGTATGGAGCGACGGCAAGCTTCGTCCTTGGCATTTGACGTTGAGGTCGTTTCAGCTGCAAACCGCCGACGGCATCGAAGTGCTGCCGGGCGGACTGGCTCGCGTGAGCCCACGTCCGGAGCTGCTCGGGGGCTCGGCGGTGAGCGGCCAGATGACGCAAGACTGCTGGATTGTCACCGACGATCCAGTCGATCATGAGGCGACGCTTCTCCCCCTGGAGTCGGAACCTATCCGTTTGCGCCGCAGCGGTGCAGAACTACCTAGTCGGGTCGGCGAACATTTGTTCTGGTTGGGCCGCTATACCGAGCGTTGCGAGTCGATCGCACGACTTTTAAGGACGACGTTAACTCGACTCGCGGGCGAAGACGAGCTCGACGAACTCTCAGAGATGCCGCGTCTGACCGCCGCCCTGGCGGCGATGGGTCAGTTGGAACCCGACTACGCCATCGAAGGTCTCAATGGAGCGATGCCACGACTCGACGTGATGTTGCCAGATAGCGTATTCGATTGCAGCACATCGCGTGGATTGCAGTCCGCCGCCGTGGGAGCCCTTCGCAACGCATCGGCAGTGAGAGATCGTATTTCGCTCGATGCCTATCGCATCCTCCGAGCCCTGCACAACCAAGTCGTTGTGCAAAGTCGTCCACGAGGGGGGAATGTGATCGCGGCAATTGAAAGACTCAATCACTGCATCACCTTACTTCTCGCCTTTAGCGGTTTGGCCGCGGAGAGCCTTACGCGGACACATGGTTGGCGATTCGTCCTGCTGGGTAGGCGAATTGAGCGGGCCCATCAGACCGCCGAACTCCTGCTGGCGACGATGACCGAACCGATGGGAAGTGAAAGCAACTTGTGTGAGGCGATCTTGGATGCCACGGACAGTTTGATGACCTATCGCTCACGTTATCTTTCTCTCATGCAGCCCGCGCCTACAATCGATCTGCTGGTGACCGATGAATCAAACCCGCGTTCGTTGCGATTTCAAATGCAAGACATCGAACAGGTGCTTCTCGAACTTCCCACTTCAGCAGCTCATGTGGGGCTCGGAGAAGACGAGCGGATTGCTGCAGACTTGATGCGGCGGCTCCTCGTCGCTAACGTTACCGACCTCTCTCATTGTGGACCGGAGATGAAACGCGACGCACTCGCTGACCTACTGGATAAAATTTGTACCGCGATGCCGACACTCGCTAATGCCATCGAGGCACGCTACCTTATCCACACTTCCGTTTCACAGTCACTCACCGGTGAGCCGGCTAAACAAGTTCCGATGACCAACGCGCCGATTGGTTTCGCGCCATGA
- a CDS encoding DUF2126 domain-containing protein, protein MTIRVALHHKTSYHYDRQIMLGPQLVRLRPAYHGRTPIPAYSLTVSPDQHFVNWQQDPFANPVARLIFEKPTDHFCVTVDLIADMTVINPFNFFVDDAAGEFPFEYDAETRQQLASYLEPGELTPALKKWIESLPQSNERTIDFIVDINRAAQEKIDYKIRLEPGMQTPEQTLTLCSGSCRDSAWMLVETFRQMGLAARFVSGYLIQLATDQESLDGPSGPTEDFCDLHAWTEVFLPGAGWVGLDPTSGLLAGEGHIPLACTPTYSGAAPIAGGHEPCEVSFEHEMTVTRVHEDPRVTKPYTDTTWSEILAAGDKIDEQLEAGDVRLTMGGEPTFVSIDDMDHPQWNTDAVGEDKRVLSNVLLKRFRDKLASSDQIGGGSLLHYGQGKWYPGEQLPRWALTCVWRRDGQPIWHDEKWLADEGRDYKHTHEEAQRFIRILSRELGISAKMTFPVHEDIFHYLWKEDRLPVDIDPADPRLKDPNERAMLMRTFGNGLGTPVGYVLPLRRAWWQAQPGWMGGKWPIRSGKIYLIPGESPIGLRLPLDKLPTDSYSDAPFYSTPFDPTMQHGPLPTSARTIGDDARSIRGMDSYVAARQGGTGGASSRDDVASATVNEQTIDDVDEDDLPTHDDVVHTALCVEARFGRLHVFMPPAQRLEDYLDLISAIEQTCAMTELPVVVEGYLPPADDRIDYFKITPDPGVIEVNTQPSPTWRSLVNLTQTLYEEARLSRLGTEKFDLDGHHTGTGGGNHIVMGGAKPADSPFLRRPDLLGSLIRCWHNHPSLSYMFSGKFIGPTSQAPRMDEARSDSVYEMEIALAQLPPVGTAVPPWLVDRLFRDLLVDTTGNTHRAEICIDKMYSPDSSTGRLGLVELRGFEMPPHAQMSLAQQLLIRGIVAAYWESPYTDPLVHWGPMLYDRYLLPYFVWQDLQKLTNELQRAGSPVRGDWFAPHHEFRFPVMGELVVDGVRMEVRSAIEPWYVMGEEAGSAGTARFVDSSLERLQILVEGMDPQRYAVTCAGRRVPLHQTGVTGQAVAGIKYRAWQPPRCLHPTIGIQTPLRFDLIDLKARRSVGGCTYHAVHPGGICSDNFPINAKEAESRRTARFDAFTMTGGEMQVPQLPTFHGSEPYPLTMDLRRP, encoded by the coding sequence ATGACGATTCGCGTTGCGCTGCATCACAAGACATCTTATCACTACGACCGACAGATCATGCTGGGCCCGCAATTGGTGCGACTGCGTCCGGCATACCATGGCCGGACGCCGATTCCAGCATATAGCTTGACAGTCTCGCCGGATCAGCATTTTGTCAACTGGCAGCAGGATCCGTTCGCCAATCCGGTCGCCAGACTGATCTTCGAGAAACCCACCGATCACTTTTGCGTGACAGTTGACTTGATCGCTGACATGACCGTGATCAATCCGTTCAACTTCTTTGTGGATGATGCCGCTGGAGAATTTCCGTTTGAATATGACGCGGAAACTCGTCAGCAGTTGGCGAGCTATTTAGAACCAGGCGAGTTGACACCCGCGCTGAAAAAGTGGATTGAGTCTTTACCGCAGTCCAACGAACGGACGATCGACTTCATTGTTGATATCAATCGCGCGGCCCAGGAAAAGATTGATTACAAAATCCGCCTCGAACCCGGGATGCAGACACCCGAGCAGACATTGACGCTCTGCAGCGGGTCGTGCCGCGATTCGGCATGGATGTTGGTCGAAACCTTCCGTCAGATGGGATTGGCGGCTCGCTTCGTATCGGGGTATTTGATTCAACTTGCCACCGATCAGGAATCGCTCGACGGCCCCTCAGGTCCCACCGAAGATTTTTGTGACTTGCACGCTTGGACCGAAGTGTTCCTGCCTGGTGCAGGCTGGGTCGGGCTTGACCCAACGAGCGGTCTGCTCGCTGGCGAGGGGCATATTCCGCTGGCATGCACGCCGACGTACTCAGGGGCCGCTCCTATTGCGGGTGGGCACGAGCCGTGCGAGGTCTCCTTTGAGCACGAGATGACGGTCACTCGGGTTCACGAAGACCCGCGGGTAACCAAGCCGTACACCGATACAACTTGGAGTGAGATCCTCGCCGCTGGCGACAAGATCGACGAGCAACTCGAGGCGGGCGATGTACGGCTGACCATGGGCGGTGAGCCCACGTTTGTTTCGATCGATGACATGGATCATCCGCAGTGGAACACCGACGCGGTGGGTGAAGACAAGCGGGTGCTGAGCAACGTTCTCCTAAAACGATTTCGCGATAAGCTCGCCTCCTCGGATCAGATTGGCGGAGGCAGTCTTCTGCACTACGGTCAAGGCAAGTGGTACCCCGGCGAGCAGTTGCCGCGGTGGGCCCTGACCTGTGTGTGGAGGCGCGACGGACAACCGATTTGGCACGACGAGAAATGGCTCGCCGATGAAGGTCGCGATTATAAGCACACTCATGAGGAGGCCCAGCGTTTCATCCGCATCCTGTCTCGTGAGCTCGGCATCAGCGCCAAGATGACCTTCCCCGTCCACGAAGACATCTTCCACTATTTGTGGAAAGAGGACCGGCTGCCGGTCGATATCGACCCCGCCGATCCGCGGTTGAAGGATCCCAATGAGCGGGCGATGTTAATGAGGACCTTCGGCAATGGTCTCGGCACGCCCGTTGGCTACGTGCTGCCATTGCGTCGAGCTTGGTGGCAAGCCCAGCCAGGTTGGATGGGTGGTAAGTGGCCGATTCGCAGTGGAAAGATTTATCTCATTCCTGGAGAGTCGCCGATTGGCCTGCGATTACCTTTAGATAAGCTACCGACCGATTCATACAGCGATGCGCCGTTCTACTCGACGCCCTTTGATCCGACGATGCAGCATGGACCGCTGCCGACATCTGCTCGCACGATTGGTGACGACGCGCGCAGTATCCGCGGAATGGATAGTTACGTCGCCGCTCGGCAGGGCGGCACCGGCGGAGCTAGCAGCCGAGATGACGTAGCCTCCGCAACGGTCAACGAACAGACGATTGATGACGTCGACGAAGATGACTTGCCGACCCATGATGATGTCGTCCATACAGCACTCTGTGTGGAAGCTCGGTTCGGTCGACTACACGTATTCATGCCGCCAGCTCAGCGTCTGGAGGACTACCTCGATTTGATCTCCGCGATCGAGCAGACCTGCGCGATGACAGAACTGCCCGTTGTGGTCGAGGGCTACCTGCCCCCAGCAGATGATCGCATCGATTATTTCAAAATCACTCCTGACCCTGGCGTGATTGAAGTCAACACACAACCATCACCGACCTGGCGATCGCTTGTGAATTTGACTCAGACGCTCTACGAGGAGGCAAGATTATCGCGGCTCGGGACTGAAAAGTTCGACCTCGATGGTCACCATACGGGCACGGGGGGTGGCAATCATATTGTCATGGGCGGTGCCAAGCCGGCCGACAGCCCGTTTCTTCGTCGCCCCGATCTGCTGGGCAGTCTGATCCGATGTTGGCACAACCACCCCTCGCTGTCGTACATGTTCAGCGGGAAATTCATCGGGCCGACCAGCCAAGCACCGCGGATGGACGAGGCCCGTAGCGATTCTGTCTACGAGATGGAGATCGCACTCGCTCAGTTACCTCCTGTGGGGACGGCTGTACCGCCGTGGCTGGTCGATCGCTTGTTCCGCGACCTTCTCGTTGATACGACCGGGAACACTCACCGAGCTGAAATCTGTATCGACAAGATGTATTCCCCTGACAGCTCCACTGGGCGACTGGGCTTGGTGGAACTTCGCGGCTTCGAGATGCCCCCCCATGCCCAGATGAGCTTGGCCCAGCAGCTTTTGATTCGTGGGATCGTCGCTGCGTATTGGGAATCCCCTTACACCGATCCCTTGGTGCACTGGGGCCCGATGTTGTACGACAGGTATCTACTGCCCTACTTCGTTTGGCAGGACCTGCAGAAGTTGACCAATGAACTGCAGCGGGCCGGTTCGCCGGTGCGAGGCGATTGGTTTGCCCCCCACCATGAATTCCGATTCCCGGTGATGGGCGAGCTGGTTGTTGACGGCGTACGGATGGAAGTTCGCAGTGCTATCGAGCCCTGGTACGTGATGGGCGAAGAGGCGGGGTCGGCCGGTACCGCTCGCTTTGTCGATTCGTCTCTCGAGCGTCTGCAAATTCTCGTGGAAGGCATGGACCCGCAGCGTTATGCGGTGACCTGTGCGGGACGCCGCGTGCCCCTGCATCAAACCGGAGTGACTGGGCAAGCGGTAGCCGGTATCAAGTATCGTGCTTGGCAGCCGCCGAGATGCTTGCATCCCACCATCGGAATTCAGACGCCGCTCAGATTCGATTTGATCGACTTGAAGGCTCGCCGGAGCGTTGGGGGTTGTACCTACCACGCCGTCCATCCTGGTGGTATTTGCAGCGACAATTTCCCCATCAATGCAAAGGAAGCCGAATCTCGACGCACCGCGAGATTTGATGCCTTCACGATGACGGGTGGCGAAATGCAAGTGCCGCAGCTGCCGACCTTCCACGGTTCTGAGCCTTACCCGCTTACAATGGATTTGCGGCGGCCTTAG
- a CDS encoding alpha-E domain-containing protein, with protein MLSRVAESVYWMSRQIERAENIARFLEVTLHLILDQPENLVDPWDPLVRVTGDEQWFKEKYGAPNQENVVHFLAFDDEYPHSMLTCLRAARENARGVREKLSSEAFEQINEFYHFVRDASRNESLDRNSKFFDDIRQHALLWSGVLGSTMAQDTTWHFANVGRMLERSDKTSRILDVKYFNLLLSVDHVGTAIDELQWSALLLAISGFEAYRRDHHDIDVENVVDFFLFNRTFPRSVHHCIASAGWSLSEIDQCSRTRQASPASEKMDALQHRLATAKVDDVLASGMHEFVDDLQRELNDIGNSLAEDYFQSSHK; from the coding sequence ATGCTTTCCCGCGTTGCCGAATCGGTTTATTGGATGAGTCGCCAAATCGAGCGTGCCGAGAATATCGCTCGGTTTCTCGAAGTCACCTTGCACTTGATCCTGGACCAACCTGAAAACCTCGTCGATCCTTGGGATCCATTAGTCCGCGTGACCGGGGACGAACAGTGGTTCAAAGAAAAATACGGTGCGCCCAATCAAGAGAACGTGGTTCACTTCCTCGCCTTTGACGACGAGTACCCACACTCAATGCTGACTTGCCTGCGCGCTGCACGTGAAAACGCTCGCGGTGTTCGCGAGAAGCTATCGTCTGAAGCGTTCGAGCAAATTAATGAGTTTTATCATTTCGTTCGCGACGCCTCCCGAAACGAATCGCTCGATCGCAACAGCAAGTTCTTTGATGACATTCGCCAGCATGCGCTACTTTGGAGCGGTGTTTTGGGGAGTACGATGGCCCAAGACACGACATGGCACTTTGCCAACGTTGGCCGGATGCTGGAACGATCCGACAAGACATCGCGGATACTCGACGTCAAGTACTTCAACCTGCTGTTAAGTGTCGATCACGTCGGAACGGCGATCGATGAGTTGCAGTGGTCTGCACTGCTACTAGCGATTAGTGGATTCGAAGCCTATCGACGCGACCACCACGATATTGACGTCGAGAACGTTGTCGATTTCTTTCTGTTCAATCGCACCTTCCCGCGTAGTGTTCATCACTGCATTGCCTCGGCGGGATGGTCCCTCAGCGAGATTGACCAGTGCTCACGAACACGCCAAGCCAGCCCCGCGAGTGAGAAAATGGACGCACTCCAACATCGCCTCGCCACTGCGAAAGTCGACGATGTACTCGCCAGCGGGATGCATGAATTTGTGGACGATCTGCAACGGGAACTCAACGACATCGGCAATTCACTTGCCGAAGACTATTTCCAATCGTCACATAAGTAG
- a CDS encoding circularly permuted type 2 ATP-grasp protein, whose amino-acid sequence MQSQSQFPGGQSQSQGGDLPSLSGYQSDGFYDEVVMDDGVARPDSVALVDLINRLPVGELQRRQRAIERSLYQMGITFTVYSDNEGTEKIMPFDIVPRILSAAVWAEIEAGLKQRIRALNQFLADVYSERRIINEGLIPARIVDSCPHYLPQCMGLKPPAGVWCHITGTDLVRDNEGAVFVLEDNLRCPSGVSYVLQNRAMMKKNFPRAFADSGVRPVNDYPSRLYHTLRQIGPGGMLNPKVVVLTPGVYNSAYYEHSFLAHQMGVELVEGRDLLVENDRVYMRTTDGLQAVDVIYRRVDDTFLDPEVFNKDSVLGVPGLMRAYRAGNLALANAPGTGVADDKVVYAFVPEMIRFYLNEEPILNNVPTYLCERTEDREYVLAHLDELVVKAAGESGGYGILIGPHAKPEERAEFAEKIRENPRNYVAQPTLQLSRVPTMVSDTLEGRHVDLRPYILCRSPEDVWVLPGGLTRVALKKGSLVVNSSQGGGSKDTWVVASPGQTVAQP is encoded by the coding sequence ATGCAATCGCAGTCACAGTTCCCCGGCGGCCAGTCTCAATCTCAAGGTGGTGATTTACCAAGCTTGAGTGGTTATCAGAGCGATGGATTCTATGACGAAGTGGTCATGGACGATGGTGTCGCCCGTCCCGATTCGGTCGCGTTGGTCGATCTGATCAACCGACTTCCGGTAGGCGAACTGCAGCGTCGGCAACGAGCGATCGAGCGATCTCTCTACCAGATGGGCATCACGTTCACTGTGTATAGCGACAATGAGGGCACCGAGAAAATCATGCCCTTTGATATTGTGCCGCGAATTCTTTCCGCCGCCGTGTGGGCTGAAATCGAGGCGGGTTTGAAACAGCGAATTCGAGCCCTAAACCAATTTCTCGCAGATGTGTACAGCGAACGACGGATCATCAACGAAGGATTGATTCCGGCGCGGATTGTTGACTCTTGCCCACATTATCTCCCGCAGTGCATGGGTCTGAAACCGCCGGCGGGTGTTTGGTGTCACATCACCGGCACAGATCTGGTGCGAGATAACGAGGGCGCAGTGTTCGTGCTCGAGGACAACTTGCGATGCCCTTCGGGCGTCTCGTATGTACTGCAAAATCGCGCAATGATGAAGAAGAACTTCCCCCGCGCGTTCGCGGACTCGGGTGTCCGCCCAGTCAACGATTATCCATCGAGGCTGTATCACACACTGCGACAAATCGGCCCCGGTGGGATGCTCAATCCCAAGGTGGTGGTGCTCACGCCGGGTGTTTACAACAGCGCTTACTACGAACACTCTTTCTTAGCCCATCAGATGGGCGTCGAACTTGTCGAAGGTCGCGACCTCTTGGTTGAGAACGATCGCGTTTACATGCGGACGACCGATGGACTTCAGGCTGTCGATGTTATTTACCGCCGGGTTGACGATACGTTCTTAGATCCCGAGGTGTTTAACAAGGACTCAGTCCTGGGCGTTCCCGGATTGATGCGAGCCTATCGCGCCGGCAACCTCGCCCTCGCGAATGCACCGGGCACCGGCGTTGCCGATGACAAAGTTGTCTACGCATTTGTACCGGAGATGATTCGGTTTTATCTCAACGAAGAACCCATTCTTAACAACGTTCCCACCTACTTGTGCGAGCGCACAGAGGACCGCGAGTATGTGCTCGCTCACCTCGATGAGTTGGTCGTGAAAGCTGCCGGTGAGTCGGGCGGCTATGGAATTCTGATCGGACCGCATGCGAAACCCGAGGAACGTGCAGAGTTCGCGGAGAAAATTCGCGAGAACCCGCGTAATTACGTCGCCCAGCCGACACTGCAGTTGTCGCGTGTGCCCACGATGGTGAGCGATACTCTCGAGGGCCGCCATGTCGACCTGCGTCCGTACATCCTCTGCCGTAGCCCTGAAGACGTGTGGGTTTTGCCGGGCGGTTTGACGCGGGTGGCTTTGAAGAAAGGGTCACTCGTCGTTAATTCCTCCCAGGGCGGTGGTAGCAAGGACACTTGGGTCGTCGCCAGTCCCGGGCAGACTGTCGCTCAACCGTAG
- the rnpA gene encoding ribonuclease P protein component, with product MNVAQLSKLYDIAATAVFNQSLSPCIASMPDLRFSKSHRVVKGDHFTQAMRRGGCAADGTLVVFALARSQGDEPTTRLGVTIPKKTGNAVVRNKWKRLIRESFRTQQIRIPAGYDIIVRPKKDAVLQWKEIQRGLPRLVVKAIKRIKSP from the coding sequence TTGAATGTCGCTCAGCTCAGCAAACTGTACGATATTGCGGCGACAGCCGTTTTTAATCAGTCCCTGTCTCCTTGTATCGCGTCGATGCCGGACCTCCGCTTCTCAAAGTCACACCGTGTCGTCAAAGGCGACCACTTCACGCAAGCCATGCGACGTGGGGGATGCGCCGCCGATGGTACGCTCGTGGTGTTTGCATTGGCACGATCCCAGGGCGATGAGCCGACGACTCGACTCGGAGTCACGATCCCCAAAAAAACGGGGAACGCTGTTGTACGGAACAAGTGGAAGCGACTGATTCGCGAATCCTTCCGCACGCAGCAAATCCGTATCCCAGCAGGATACGACATCATCGTCCGCCCCAAGAAAGATGCTGTGCTCCAGTGGAAAGAGATCCAACGTGGCTTGCCACGTTTGGTGGTTAAGGCGATTAAGCGGATCAAGTCGCCTTGA
- a CDS encoding DUF726 domain-containing protein: MKAGRTLLGIGSLAGGAGGALVMGAGQFRHRHFCARRDGGLLPAMLREIPGITKRPLILYGHSLGTVVIRSALESLDEHHYRIEDVVLMGGMASRRGWEPLAERFAGRLINLYSPRDSILSIAPVWDRVVGTGEVHRACEKLLTGDRVINHNISGLLPHPLNAVAHHSGYWRHFGRYVNRDEQS; the protein is encoded by the coding sequence TTGAAAGCCGGACGTACTTTGCTGGGGATCGGTTCTCTCGCTGGCGGAGCAGGCGGCGCGCTCGTGATGGGTGCTGGACAGTTTCGCCACCGTCACTTTTGCGCTCGCCGCGACGGCGGCTTGCTACCGGCGATGCTGCGTGAAATTCCAGGAATCACGAAGCGGCCATTGATTCTGTACGGCCACTCCCTGGGCACCGTCGTGATCCGCTCTGCATTGGAATCGCTGGACGAGCACCATTACCGGATCGAGGACGTGGTGCTGATGGGCGGGATGGCCTCGCGACGTGGTTGGGAACCGCTAGCGGAACGCTTTGCTGGACGCTTGATCAATCTGTATTCACCTCGCGATAGCATTTTGTCGATCGCGCCAGTATGGGATCGGGTCGTGGGCACGGGCGAGGTTCATCGGGCGTGCGAGAAGCTACTAACCGGTGATCGTGTAATCAACCACAATATCAGCGGCCTGCTACCTCATCCGCTCAACGCCGTTGCCCATCATAGTGGGTACTGGCGTCATTTCGGTCGCTATGTCAACCGTGACGAACAGTCATGA